Below is a genomic region from Phycobacter azelaicus.
TGAACGCAGGCGCGGCCCAGAAATGGTATGTGCAGACCTTACAGAGAGGCGTTGTAGATCTTGGAGATATTGGCGCCAAGTGCAGCGTTATAGTCTGCATCGCTCATGGCGACGTTCAGACCCTCTGTCAGCGCACGGCTGAAGGAGGCGATCATCTTGGCGTTCTGCGACAGCTTCTCACAAGCGTCATCGGTGCTGTAACCGCCGGAAAGTGCCACAACGCGCACAACTTCGGGGTGATCTGCCAGATCATCATAGAGACCGGCTTCGCTCGGGATGGTCAGCTTCAGTGCAACCTTGGTGCCTGCAGGCAGTGCGTCAAGGGCGGCTGTTAGTTCTGCCTTGAGGATCGCTTCGGCTTCGGCCTTGGTGGCGGAGTGGATGTCCACTTCGGGTTCGATGATCGGCACCAGACCGGCAGCTGCAATCTGTTTGCCCACTTCGAATTGCTGCGCGACCACGTTCTTGATCCCGACGGCGTTGGCGTCCTTGATGACCGAGCGCATCTTGGTGCCAAAAATCCCCGCATCAACCGCACGCGCAAGAAGCGCGTCCAGATCGGGCATCGGCTTCATCATCTGCGCGCCGTCCTGTTCGTCGGCCAGACCCTTGTCGACCTTGAGGAAGGGGACCACCCCGCACTTCTCCCACAGGTACTGCGGCACCTGAATGCCGTCGATGGCGTTGTCCATCGTCTTTTCAAACAGGATAGCACCAAGGATCTTGTCGCTGTTGAAATCCGGTGCGGTGATGATGCGGGCGCGCATTTTCTGGATTTCACCGAACATCTCTTCGTCGTTTGAATAGGCATCTTCCATGACGCCATAAAGCGCGAGTGCCTTCGGAGTGGAGCCACCGGACTGGTCCAGAGCCGCAATAAAGCCTTTGCCGTTTGCGATACGGTCGAATTGTGCCTGCTGGGTGGACGTCTCTTGCGCCATGTGTAGGGATCTCCGCAAATACTGTTGGACTATCTTTGATCGTCTATATCGTGCCTCCGCGCAGAAACAACTGCGGGATCAGCCGGTTGCGCTAACGAAAGAAGGATTTTCGGGCATCGCGCGCCATATTGTAGCGTATTTCAAGATCTGCGATGCGGGTCATGGCCGCACGGCGCTCGGCCTCATCTGACAGGGACGCATAGTCCGTCCGCGCCTGGTCGAGTTCCTTCTTGATTTTGAATTCTTCTGGCACGGCGCCTGCTTCGGCCATGATGCGGATGCCTGCCGAAAGGCCGGGGTCTACCAACTCCTGTCCGGTGCGATCGGGCAGCGGCTTGCCTTCACCTTCCAGCCCGGACAGTTTTCCTTGGGCCGAGGCCGTCTGGATTTGGCGTTCGATCAGGTTGCGAAAGGCACGTATCATGTCTTCAAACTGAGCCTTTTTCACAGGCTCTGCAAGGCTCTGGTCAGCCTTTGCAACCTTTGTCCGAGAATTGAATGACCATGCCTTTCATCTCGACCATGCCCCGTTCGCCCCAGCTCCGGATAATGTCTCGGGTTTCGCTTTTGGTGAAGTCATGCTTGGGCAGCATGTCGTCTGCTTCGGCCGTGGTCATCTTGCAGCCGTTGTCGCGGATCAGTTGCAGCAAGAGGTCTGACCGCTCTTCACCGCTGGCTGCGGCGGCCTGGGCAAAGGCGCCAAAGGGCAGCGTGAGAGCAAGAGCAAAAAGGGCAGGGCGCATGGGAATCTCCTGAAATCAAAATGCCAGGCTCACGACTGGTGAACCCGCGACCACCCTAAAGGTTCACAAGATCAGAGACAGGGGAAAACAGCAGGGACTGGACCCATGGCGCGCGGCAGAACGCAAAACGGCAGACCGTAAGGCCTGCCGTCGCTTTGAACTTGCCTCGTGTCCGCTTTTAGACGAGACGCGAGGTGTCCTTGGCCGCGCGCACAAAATCCTTGAACAGGGGATGCGGCGCGAAGGGTTTGGATTTCAATTCCGGGTGGAACTGAACGCCGATGAACCAGGGGTGATCTGACCATTCCACGATCTCTGGCAGGCGACCATCCGGGGACATGCCAGAGAATTTCAGCCCGCAGGCCTCCAGCTGGTCCTTGTATTTGATGTCCACCTCATAGCGGTGGCGGTGGCGTTCCTCGATGTGAGTACTGCCGTACACCTCAGCCACCTTGGAGCCTTCGGTGAGCGTGGCATCATAGGCGCCCAAACGCATGGTGCCGCCCTTGTCGTCATCGGCCTTGCGGCTGACCTTGTGGTTGCCCTGCACCCATTCCTTCAGGTGGTAGACCACGGGTTCGAACCGTTTCTTGCCCGCCTCATGGTCGAACTCCTCGGATCCCGCTTCGGTGATGCCTGCGACGTTGCGCGCCGCCTCGATCACCGCCATCTGCATACCAAGGCAGATCCCCAAGTA
It encodes:
- a CDS encoding fructose bisphosphate aldolase — encoded protein: MAQETSTQQAQFDRIANGKGFIAALDQSGGSTPKALALYGVMEDAYSNDEEMFGEIQKMRARIITAPDFNSDKILGAILFEKTMDNAIDGIQVPQYLWEKCGVVPFLKVDKGLADEQDGAQMMKPMPDLDALLARAVDAGIFGTKMRSVIKDANAVGIKNVVAQQFEVGKQIAAAGLVPIIEPEVDIHSATKAEAEAILKAELTAALDALPAGTKVALKLTIPSEAGLYDDLADHPEVVRVVALSGGYSTDDACEKLSQNAKMIASFSRALTEGLNVAMSDADYNAALGANISKIYNASL
- a CDS encoding DUF1992 domain-containing protein — translated: MIRAFRNLIERQIQTASAQGKLSGLEGEGKPLPDRTGQELVDPGLSAGIRIMAEAGAVPEEFKIKKELDQARTDYASLSDEAERRAAMTRIADLEIRYNMARDARKSFFR